In Burkholderia savannae, one genomic interval encodes:
- the cyoA gene encoding ubiquinol oxidase subunit II translates to MVRRITSRASAILRLGLVADLSGCSELHVLDPKGAIGAAEKALIATSTWAMLIVVVPVILLTLLFAWRYRASNRNATYSPKWAHSTAIEIVIWTVPSLIILFLGILTWKTTHELDPYRPIQSSVKPIDVEVVALDWKWLFVYPDLGIASVNQLAVPVGTPINFRITSDSVMNSFFIPQLGTQVYAMAGMQTRLHLIADEPGDFAGISANYSGRGFSDMKFRTLATSRDAFDAWVAKVRASADRLDMSAYGQLAQPSEKQPVRYYSTIDPRLFHNIIAKYNNGHVLDLTDAACRTKG, encoded by the coding sequence ATGGTCCGAAGAATAACGAGTAGAGCGTCCGCGATCCTGCGATTAGGACTCGTCGCGGATCTTTCCGGATGCAGCGAGCTGCACGTGCTCGATCCGAAGGGCGCGATCGGCGCCGCGGAGAAGGCGTTGATCGCCACGTCGACGTGGGCGATGCTGATCGTCGTCGTGCCGGTGATCCTCCTCACGCTGCTCTTTGCGTGGCGCTACCGCGCGTCGAACCGCAACGCGACCTACTCGCCGAAGTGGGCGCATTCCACCGCGATCGAGATCGTGATCTGGACGGTGCCGTCGCTGATCATCCTGTTCCTCGGCATCCTCACGTGGAAGACCACGCACGAGCTCGATCCGTATCGGCCGATCCAATCGTCGGTGAAGCCGATTGACGTCGAGGTCGTCGCGCTCGACTGGAAGTGGCTCTTCGTCTATCCGGACCTCGGCATTGCTTCGGTGAACCAACTGGCGGTGCCTGTCGGCACGCCGATCAATTTCCGGATCACGTCCGATTCGGTGATGAACTCGTTCTTCATTCCGCAGCTCGGCACGCAGGTCTACGCGATGGCCGGCATGCAGACGCGCCTGCACCTGATCGCCGACGAGCCGGGCGACTTCGCCGGCATCTCCGCGAACTACAGCGGCCGCGGCTTCTCCGACATGAAGTTCCGCACGCTCGCGACGTCGCGCGACGCGTTCGACGCGTGGGTCGCGAAGGTGCGCGCGTCGGCCGACCGGCTCGACATGAGCGCGTACGGCCAGCTCGCGCAGCCGAGCGAGAAGCAGCCCGTGCGCTACTACTCGACGATCGACCCGCGGCTCTTTCACAACATCATCGCGAAGTACAACAACGGCCACGTCCTCGATCTGACGGACGCCGCCTGTCGGACGAAGGGGTAA
- a CDS encoding bacteriohemerythrin → MQDPSPNLKPELKLDDPFVDAVHTEFVQLLDAAARADDAHFLQAFDVWIDHCRQHFEREERWMASTKFGPQYCHAADHDEVLKVAASVRDKIARDAQFELGRRLLAEVSDWFDHHVRTMDSMMVAHLKMLNFAMLDERTEV, encoded by the coding sequence ATGCAAGATCCTTCACCCAACCTGAAGCCCGAGCTGAAGCTCGACGATCCGTTCGTCGATGCCGTTCACACGGAATTCGTCCAGTTGCTCGACGCAGCCGCGCGCGCGGACGACGCGCACTTCCTGCAGGCGTTCGACGTCTGGATCGATCACTGCCGTCAGCACTTCGAACGAGAAGAGCGCTGGATGGCGAGCACGAAGTTCGGGCCGCAGTACTGCCATGCGGCCGATCACGACGAAGTGCTGAAAGTGGCGGCGTCCGTGCGCGACAAGATCGCGCGCGACGCGCAGTTCGAACTGGGCCGCCGGCTGCTGGCGGAAGTATCGGATTGGTTCGATCATCACGTCCGGACGATGGACTCGATGATGGTCGCCCACCTGAAGATGCTCAACTTCGCGATGCTCGACGAGCGGACCGAAGTCTGA
- a CDS encoding RrF2 family transcriptional regulator → MRLSEYTDYTLRVLMYCASNPDRLITIAELAERHHVSKNHLTKIVNSLARQGTLETTRGRGGGVRLALPPERIGIGDVIRASETDFRLVECFDRNTNTCMLAAKCRLERLLDRALRAYFKELDGATLADLVGPPPKNGLSAAEKMHEFAIAMPAKATARTR, encoded by the coding sequence ATGCGACTCTCTGAATACACGGACTACACGCTGCGCGTGCTGATGTATTGCGCGTCGAATCCGGATCGCCTCATCACGATCGCGGAGCTCGCCGAGCGCCACCACGTGTCGAAGAATCACCTGACGAAGATCGTCAACAGCCTCGCGCGCCAAGGCACGCTCGAGACGACGCGCGGCCGGGGCGGCGGCGTGCGTCTCGCGCTGCCGCCCGAGCGTATCGGCATCGGCGACGTGATTCGCGCATCCGAAACGGACTTTCGGCTCGTCGAGTGCTTCGACCGGAACACGAATACGTGCATGCTCGCGGCGAAGTGCCGGCTCGAGCGGCTGCTCGACCGCGCCTTGCGCGCATATTTCAAGGAACTGGACGGCGCGACGCTCGCGGATCTCGTCGGCCCGCCACCGAAGAATGGATTGAGCGCGGCCGAGAAGATGCACGAATTCGCGATCGCGATGCCGGCGAAAGCGACCGCGCGAACGCGATGA
- a CDS encoding DUF2249 domain-containing protein, producing the protein MSEQYASIIDVRRIPHHKRHALIFGTFDALPGGEALQLINDHDPKPLYYQLEQLAADSFEWTYLEAGPSQWRVQIAKRDGALGHDAGDSCCSGGGCGG; encoded by the coding sequence ATGAGCGAGCAGTACGCATCCATCATCGACGTTCGTAGGATTCCTCATCACAAGCGCCATGCACTGATCTTCGGCACCTTCGATGCGTTGCCCGGCGGCGAAGCGCTGCAACTGATCAACGATCACGATCCGAAGCCGCTCTATTACCAGTTGGAGCAACTCGCGGCCGATTCGTTCGAATGGACGTACCTGGAGGCGGGACCGTCGCAGTGGCGCGTGCAGATCGCGAAGCGCGACGGCGCGCTCGGGCACGATGCGGGCGACAGCTGCTGCTCGGGCGGCGGCTGCGGCGGTTGA
- the sufT gene encoding putative Fe-S cluster assembly protein SufT, which yields MRHPKETVVLQRPVAVECVPSGAPLDLPAGTIADVTQALGTNFTLVVGGQMVRLRGADADAIGRPPPDEIEAPDGPVSHDEAQAFVWRTLKTCYDPEIPVDIVELGLIYACMIEPAEHDRLKVSIRMTLTAPGCGMGEALADEVADKVLALPFVGEVNVDMVFDPPWDRSRMSETAMLALGL from the coding sequence ATGAGACATCCGAAAGAAACGGTCGTCCTGCAACGGCCGGTTGCCGTCGAATGCGTGCCGTCCGGCGCGCCGCTCGACCTGCCCGCGGGCACGATCGCCGACGTCACGCAGGCGCTCGGCACGAACTTCACGCTCGTCGTCGGCGGCCAAATGGTGCGGCTGCGCGGCGCGGATGCGGACGCGATCGGCCGGCCACCGCCCGACGAGATCGAAGCGCCGGACGGCCCCGTCTCGCACGACGAGGCGCAAGCGTTCGTCTGGCGGACCCTGAAGACCTGTTACGACCCGGAGATTCCAGTCGACATCGTCGAGCTCGGCCTCATCTACGCCTGCATGATCGAGCCCGCCGAGCACGATCGCTTGAAGGTATCGATCAGGATGACGCTGACCGCGCCCGGCTGCGGAATGGGAGAAGCGCTCGCCGACGAAGTCGCCGACAAGGTGCTCGCGCTGCCGTTCGTCGGCGAGGTCAACGTGGACATGGTGTTCGATCCGCCGTGGGATCGGTCGCGGATGTCGGAGACGGCGATGCTCGCGCTCGGTCTTTGA
- the sufU gene encoding Fe-S cluster assembly sulfur transfer protein SufU, whose translation MNSTLSLAAPADARNTLYQELVVEHKRAPRHFGKLVDPTHEARGHNPQCGDDLKVQLRIEGGRIGDIRFEGHGCAICIASASMMTEAVIGRDVEAARQLQQRFRAVLTGQAEHDEAHLGKLASLVAVQRYPSRIKCALLGWHALAHALDTHATDASEHEAHAS comes from the coding sequence ATGAATTCGACACTCTCCCTCGCTGCGCCCGCCGACGCGCGAAACACGCTCTATCAGGAACTCGTGGTCGAGCACAAGCGCGCGCCGCGTCACTTCGGCAAGCTCGTCGATCCGACGCACGAGGCGCGTGGGCACAATCCGCAATGCGGCGACGATCTGAAGGTGCAGTTGCGCATCGAAGGCGGCCGGATCGGCGACATCCGCTTCGAAGGCCACGGCTGCGCGATCTGCATCGCGTCCGCGTCGATGATGACCGAGGCCGTGATCGGCCGCGACGTCGAAGCCGCACGGCAGCTCCAGCAGCGATTCCGCGCGGTGCTCACCGGCCAGGCCGAGCACGACGAGGCCCATCTCGGCAAGCTCGCGAGCCTCGTCGCCGTGCAGCGCTATCCCAGCCGGATCAAATGCGCGCTGCTCGGTTGGCACGCGCTCGCACACGCGCTCGACACACACGCGACCGATGCGTCCGAACACGAGGCGCACGCATCATGA
- a CDS encoding aminotransferase class V-fold PLP-dependent enzyme translates to MGDMLRSATMVNAFPALAQRVNGAPLAYLDNAATTHMPRPVLDAMRRFDERDRANIHRGVHTLSQRATDAYERARDTLTRFVGGRADHLLVFTSGATDALNLVAHGLSLAGHTRAVLQEGDEIVVSALEHHANLVPWQMAARRCGARLRILPPDPEGRLHVKDLERLLTPRTRVFSVTACSNATGERPPYEALLAAAHAAGALTVLDAAQAMSHEVPDLSTLACDFAAFSGHKMYGPMGTGALVGRREALDRLVPLRFGGDMVSWVGETDATFDALPARLEGGTPNVAGAIGMAAAADYIDEIGREAIDAHVRALRDHAAAGLAALDGVTVLAAHTSSAIVSFVADGAHPHDIGTLLDERGVALRTGYHCAQPLLERLGCGPTTRASFALYNTHDEVERLVAGVAHALEVLR, encoded by the coding sequence ATGGGTGACATGCTGCGCTCGGCGACGATGGTGAACGCGTTTCCCGCACTCGCGCAGCGCGTCAACGGCGCGCCGCTCGCCTATCTCGACAACGCGGCGACGACGCACATGCCACGGCCCGTTCTCGACGCGATGCGCCGCTTCGACGAGCGCGATCGCGCCAACATTCACCGCGGCGTCCACACGCTGAGCCAGCGCGCGACCGACGCCTACGAGCGGGCGCGCGACACGCTGACGCGTTTCGTCGGCGGGCGCGCCGATCATCTGCTCGTCTTCACGTCGGGCGCGACCGACGCGCTGAATCTCGTCGCGCACGGCCTGTCGCTCGCGGGCCATACGCGGGCCGTGCTGCAGGAAGGCGACGAGATCGTCGTCAGCGCTCTCGAGCATCATGCGAATCTCGTGCCGTGGCAGATGGCCGCGCGCCGCTGCGGCGCGCGGCTGCGAATCCTGCCCCCGGACCCTGAGGGCCGCCTGCACGTGAAGGATCTCGAACGATTGCTGACGCCGCGCACGCGCGTGTTCTCGGTCACGGCCTGCTCGAACGCGACCGGCGAGCGGCCGCCCTACGAAGCGCTGCTCGCCGCCGCGCACGCGGCAGGCGCGCTGACGGTGCTCGACGCCGCGCAGGCAATGAGTCACGAAGTGCCGGACCTGTCGACGCTCGCGTGCGACTTCGCCGCATTTTCCGGCCACAAGATGTACGGGCCGATGGGCACCGGCGCGCTCGTCGGCCGCCGGGAGGCGCTCGATCGGCTCGTGCCGCTGCGCTTCGGCGGCGACATGGTGAGCTGGGTCGGCGAAACCGACGCGACGTTCGACGCATTGCCCGCGAGGCTCGAAGGCGGCACGCCGAACGTCGCGGGCGCGATCGGAATGGCGGCCGCCGCCGACTATATCGACGAAATCGGCCGAGAGGCGATCGACGCTCACGTGCGCGCGCTGCGCGACCACGCGGCAGCGGGCCTCGCGGCGCTCGACGGCGTGACCGTGCTCGCCGCGCACACGTCGTCGGCGATCGTGTCGTTCGTCGCCGACGGCGCGCATCCGCACGACATCGGCACGTTGCTCGACGAGCGCGGCGTCGCGTTGCGCACGGGCTATCACTGCGCGCAGCCGCTCCTCGAGCGGCTCGGCTGCGGGCCGACGACACGCGCATCGTTTGCGCTGTACAACACGCACGACGAGGTCGAACGACTCGTGGCCGGCGTCGCGCATGCACTCGAGGTATTGCGATGA
- a CDS encoding SufD family Fe-S cluster assembly protein, protein MTTTDTERIAARARLSERGWVPRRAESFRHLPPPAADAWLGDDARRTRSAAPSAPARAGWLLAPVGSGSLGHVDARRLGTADPAERAALFADLPTSGEGDAAPFFWAHRALCESGLRLRIGSGSAQCPPVMLQLRLQPHASVEAPLVVIDVMPGARCVLIESHGHEAAGRNGPITQNLRAHIRLGAGASLYHLRVATPRALDRIAHHVHVQLECGAQYRQSLLAAGSEYHLQRTVLDLRGEHALARASGVLFASAHAKLEQQMRATHAAPRTKSAIDSLALASGNAQIVANAFSSIAAGASGADLRQRLSGIPTSGEPRVVLRPHLEIHHDDVQAAHGATWGALPEDALFYACQRGLDRRDARALIIAGMARSALARGIDAPGMLETLGGDTLVAREVERHLAEQAETTAATEVRHG, encoded by the coding sequence ATGACGACCACCGACACCGAACGGATCGCCGCGCGAGCGCGGCTCTCTGAACGCGGCTGGGTCCCGCGCCGCGCCGAATCGTTTCGCCATCTTCCGCCGCCCGCCGCCGACGCCTGGCTCGGCGACGACGCTCGCCGCACGCGATCGGCCGCGCCGAGCGCGCCGGCGCGCGCCGGCTGGCTGCTTGCGCCCGTCGGCTCCGGCTCGCTCGGGCATGTCGACGCACGCCGGCTGGGCACGGCCGATCCCGCCGAGCGCGCCGCATTGTTCGCGGATCTGCCGACGTCCGGCGAAGGCGACGCCGCGCCGTTCTTCTGGGCACATCGCGCGCTGTGCGAATCCGGCCTGCGTCTGCGCATCGGCAGCGGTTCGGCGCAATGCCCGCCCGTGATGCTTCAGTTGCGGTTGCAGCCGCACGCGAGCGTCGAAGCGCCGCTCGTCGTGATCGACGTGATGCCCGGCGCGCGCTGCGTGCTGATCGAATCGCACGGGCACGAAGCCGCGGGCCGCAACGGCCCGATCACGCAGAACCTGCGGGCGCATATCCGGCTCGGCGCCGGCGCGTCGCTCTATCATTTGCGCGTCGCGACGCCTCGCGCGCTCGACCGCATCGCGCATCACGTGCACGTGCAGCTCGAGTGCGGCGCGCAATATCGGCAATCGCTGCTCGCGGCGGGCAGCGAGTACCACCTGCAACGCACGGTGCTCGATCTGCGCGGCGAGCATGCGCTCGCCCGCGCCTCCGGCGTGCTGTTCGCATCCGCGCACGCGAAGCTCGAACAGCAGATGCGCGCAACGCACGCGGCGCCGCGCACGAAGAGCGCGATCGATTCGCTCGCGCTCGCGAGCGGCAACGCGCAGATCGTCGCAAACGCGTTCTCGTCGATTGCGGCGGGCGCATCGGGTGCCGATCTCCGGCAGCGCCTGAGCGGCATTCCGACGAGCGGCGAACCGCGCGTCGTGCTGCGGCCGCATCTCGAGATCCATCACGACGACGTGCAGGCGGCGCACGGCGCGACGTGGGGCGCATTGCCCGAAGACGCGCTCTTCTACGCATGCCAGCGCGGCCTCGATCGACGCGATGCGCGGGCGTTGATCATCGCGGGCATGGCGCGCTCGGCGCTCGCGCGCGGCATCGACGCGCCCGGCATGCTGGAGACGCTCGGCGGCGATACGCTCGTCGCACGCGAGGTCGAGCGGCATCTGGCCGAACAGGCGGAAACAACGGCGGCAACGGAGGTTCGCCATGGGTGA
- the sufC gene encoding Fe-S cluster assembly ATPase SufC: protein MNRSEPLLQVFDLSVDVAERRVLESVSLTVPAGALVVLMGANGSGKSTLGMTLAGHPAYRVARGHVRFDGHDLLAMTVQQRARAGLFLSFQAPPDIPGVKNNLFVRTALNAVREARGDTALDAVDFLGDARAAATRVGLSDSMLNRSMNEGFSGGERKRNELLQLALLRPRLAMLDEIDSGMDVDGVRAAIDLIGRLREQGTAFVIVSHYLQMIESLAPDTVLLLDRGRIVESGDLGLARDIAAKGFVRTNALAEA from the coding sequence ATGAATCGATCCGAACCCTTGCTGCAGGTATTCGATCTGAGCGTCGACGTCGCGGAGCGCCGCGTGCTGGAGTCGGTGTCGCTTACCGTGCCGGCGGGCGCGCTCGTCGTGCTGATGGGCGCGAACGGCAGCGGCAAGAGCACGCTCGGCATGACGCTCGCGGGCCACCCGGCCTATCGCGTCGCGCGCGGCCACGTGCGCTTCGACGGGCATGACCTGCTCGCGATGACGGTGCAGCAGCGCGCGCGCGCCGGCCTGTTCCTGTCGTTCCAGGCGCCGCCCGATATTCCCGGCGTGAAGAACAATCTCTTCGTGCGCACCGCGCTCAATGCGGTGCGCGAAGCGCGCGGCGACACGGCGCTCGACGCCGTCGATTTTCTCGGCGACGCGCGCGCGGCCGCTACGCGCGTCGGCCTGTCCGATTCGATGCTCAACCGTTCGATGAACGAAGGTTTCTCGGGCGGCGAGCGCAAGCGCAACGAGCTGCTGCAACTCGCGCTGCTGCGCCCTCGGCTCGCGATGCTCGACGAGATCGACTCGGGCATGGACGTCGACGGCGTGCGCGCGGCGATCGACCTGATCGGCCGGCTGCGTGAGCAAGGCACCGCGTTCGTGATCGTGTCGCATTACCTGCAGATGATCGAATCGCTCGCGCCCGATACCGTGTTGCTGCTCGATCGCGGGCGCATCGTCGAATCCGGCGATCTCGGTCTGGCGCGGGATATCGCGGCGAAGGGCTTCGTTCGCACGAACGCACTCGCGGAGGCCTGA
- the sufB gene encoding Fe-S cluster assembly protein SufB: MLNVAPPTPLARALEQPYRQGFVTDIESDALPPGLDENVVREISRRKREPAFLLEWRLAAFERWLAMTPPDWGKLRIAPIDFQAQSYYSAPKSLKDRLKSLDDVDPKLLETYEKLNVPLHERARLAGVAVDAVFDSVSVGTTFREQLAEAGVIFCSFSHAVEHHPELIERYLGTVVPPADNFYAALNSAVFSDGSFVYVPQGVRCPMELSSYFRINARNTGQFERTLIIAEPGSHVSYLEGCTAPQRDEHQLHAAVVELVAHDDASIKYSTVQNWYPGDANGVGGIYNFVTKRGLCAGARSRIAWTQIETGSAITWKYPSVVLRGDESSGEFHSIAVSNHCQQADTGTKMIHLGRNTRSRIVSKGISAGRAQNSYRGLVRVARTAEGARNHTQCDSLLIGPQCGAHTFPYVESARGDAVVEHEATTTRISEDRLFYCQQRGIDPQEATALIVGGFCQAVLEALPMEFALEAKALLAVSLEGAVG; this comes from the coding sequence ATGCTCAACGTCGCCCCACCCACGCCGCTCGCCCGAGCGCTCGAACAACCCTACCGGCAAGGATTCGTGACCGACATCGAATCCGATGCGCTGCCGCCCGGCCTCGACGAAAACGTCGTTCGCGAGATTTCGCGCCGCAAGCGCGAGCCGGCGTTCCTGCTGGAGTGGCGGCTCGCCGCATTCGAGCGCTGGCTCGCGATGACGCCGCCCGACTGGGGCAAGCTGCGCATCGCGCCGATCGATTTCCAGGCGCAGTCGTACTATTCGGCGCCGAAATCGCTGAAAGACCGGCTGAAGAGCCTCGACGACGTCGATCCGAAGCTGCTCGAGACTTACGAGAAGCTCAACGTGCCGCTGCACGAGCGCGCCCGGCTCGCCGGCGTCGCGGTCGACGCGGTGTTCGATTCCGTGTCGGTCGGCACGACCTTTCGCGAACAGCTCGCCGAAGCGGGCGTGATTTTCTGCTCGTTCTCGCATGCGGTCGAACACCATCCGGAGCTGATCGAGCGCTATCTCGGCACCGTCGTGCCGCCCGCCGACAACTTCTACGCGGCGCTGAATTCGGCCGTGTTCTCCGACGGCTCGTTCGTCTATGTGCCGCAGGGCGTGCGCTGCCCGATGGAGCTGTCGTCGTACTTCCGGATCAATGCGCGGAACACCGGTCAGTTCGAGCGAACGTTGATCATCGCCGAGCCCGGCAGCCACGTCAGCTATCTCGAAGGCTGCACCGCGCCTCAGCGCGACGAGCATCAACTGCACGCGGCCGTCGTCGAACTCGTCGCGCACGACGACGCGTCCATCAAATATTCGACCGTGCAGAACTGGTATCCGGGCGACGCGAACGGCGTCGGCGGCATCTACAACTTCGTGACGAAGCGCGGGCTGTGTGCGGGCGCGCGCTCGCGCATCGCGTGGACGCAGATCGAAACCGGGTCCGCGATCACGTGGAAATATCCAAGCGTCGTGCTGCGCGGAGACGAATCGAGCGGCGAATTCCATTCGATCGCCGTGTCGAATCACTGCCAGCAGGCCGACACCGGCACGAAGATGATCCATCTCGGCCGCAATACGCGCAGCCGAATCGTGTCGAAGGGCATCAGCGCCGGCCGCGCGCAGAACAGCTACCGCGGCCTCGTGCGCGTGGCGCGCACGGCCGAAGGCGCACGCAATCACACGCAGTGCGATTCGCTGCTGATCGGACCGCAGTGCGGCGCGCACACGTTCCCGTACGTCGAGAGCGCGCGCGGCGACGCCGTCGTCGAGCACGAAGCGACGACGACGCGCATCTCCGAAGACCGTCTCTTCTATTGCCAGCAACGCGGCATCGATCCGCAGGAGGCCACGGCGCTCATCGTCGGCGGTTTCTGTCAGGCCGTGCTCGAAGCGCTGCCGATGGAATTCGCGCTCGAAGCGAAAGCGCTGCTCGCGGTATCGCTCGAAGGCGCCGTCGGCTGA
- a CDS encoding NnrS family protein yields MKIPLATHQPSRQPTGLPVLRLGFRPFYLGGAYFGIVSIALWLASLHGFPVAGRSPAMSGLAWHVHEMVFGFSAAIVVGFLLTAIRAWTSRDTPHGAQLAALWLLWAAGRLLVWAGPEPLAAAVDSAFLPITALILLRVLLAARNHRNVFLTVALFLLGALNALFHWWATHGRLDLALQAAYSAIGLVLLFVVVIAGRIVPTFTMNAIPGFAVKRWKFVETLAAPVTVLALCADAIALPGALVAAVAFAAAALHATRIVGWRSWRVGARPILWILHVAYAWVPLGFAMLALAALDVAPHSLAIHALTVGVIGCAIVAMITRTALGHTGRPLRAGPNEIACYWLLIAATLVRVFGPWVAPDMTSVWIDAAGACWVAAFAVYAMRYTGYLTSPRIDGKAG; encoded by the coding sequence GTGAAGATCCCGCTCGCGACCCATCAACCTTCTCGGCAGCCCACCGGCCTGCCGGTGCTGCGGCTCGGGTTCAGGCCGTTTTATCTCGGCGGCGCTTATTTCGGGATCGTGTCGATCGCGCTCTGGCTCGCGTCGCTGCACGGGTTTCCAGTGGCCGGCCGGTCGCCCGCGATGAGCGGCCTTGCGTGGCATGTCCACGAGATGGTGTTCGGGTTCTCGGCCGCGATCGTCGTCGGCTTTCTGCTGACGGCGATCCGAGCATGGACCTCGCGCGATACGCCGCACGGCGCGCAGCTCGCCGCCCTTTGGCTGCTATGGGCGGCGGGACGCCTGCTCGTCTGGGCGGGCCCCGAACCGCTCGCCGCCGCCGTCGACTCCGCGTTCCTGCCGATCACCGCGCTCATCCTGCTGCGCGTGCTGCTCGCCGCACGCAACCATCGCAACGTGTTCCTGACTGTCGCGCTCTTTCTGCTCGGCGCGCTCAACGCGCTCTTTCACTGGTGGGCCACCCACGGACGCCTCGATCTCGCGCTGCAAGCCGCGTATTCGGCCATCGGTCTCGTGTTGCTGTTCGTCGTCGTGATTGCCGGCCGCATCGTGCCGACGTTCACGATGAACGCGATTCCCGGGTTCGCGGTCAAGCGCTGGAAATTCGTCGAGACGCTCGCCGCGCCGGTCACCGTGCTCGCGCTCTGCGCGGATGCGATTGCGCTGCCCGGCGCGCTCGTCGCCGCCGTCGCGTTCGCGGCGGCCGCGCTGCACGCGACGCGCATCGTCGGCTGGCGCTCGTGGCGCGTCGGCGCGCGGCCGATCCTGTGGATCTTGCACGTCGCGTATGCGTGGGTGCCGCTCGGCTTCGCGATGCTCGCGCTCGCCGCGCTCGACGTCGCGCCGCACTCGCTCGCGATTCACGCGCTGACGGTCGGCGTAATCGGCTGCGCGATCGTTGCGATGATCACGCGCACCGCGCTCGGCCATACCGGCCGGCCGCTGCGTGCGGGACCGAACGAAATCGCATGCTATTGGCTGCTGATCGCCGCGACGCTCGTGCGCGTGTTCGGGCCCTGGGTCGCGCCCGACATGACGAGCGTCTGGATCGATGCGGCGGGCGCGTGCTGGGTGGCGGCGTTCGCCGTCTATGCAATGCGCTACACGGGCTACCTGACTTCGCCGCGCATCGACGGCAAGGCGGGCTGA